DNA from Malus sylvestris chromosome 11, drMalSylv7.2, whole genome shotgun sequence:
AAGTGTCAAAGGCATCGATTGCACGGCCAGTGGTCCAAGATAGCCATCTCTCCACCTCAACAACAGTCACAAAGCCTTTAGCCTAAGAGAACAGAAGCAGAACATAACCGCAAATATCAATATAGacgataaaaagaaaattaagattATTGAAACTGTTATTCCAGGTGTAGTTCGGAGGACGataaaacaaaaattggaaCCTGGGCTAGCTCTAGAATTTCATTATGATCTTTGTTCAACTCAGTTGGAACGGAACGAACGAGCTTTCTCTTTCCAATAGAAATGACCTCATAACCATTACCCAATACCTGGAATCAAGTAACAGATGTGAGTGCAATGCAATGCATCACTAAGCTATAATCATGCTAGTATGGTGCTGCCTACTGCAGGGATATGATACGATGAACTGCTTAAGAGAAAGTACATGAAGTTCTTAAGAGTCGATAGCGTGATAACAGATCATGAAATACAGAGTTTGAATATCTCAAGGTCAAAAATTCTATTTCCTATTAGAAAGAAGGAATTGTAAACTTTGACATGTACTGAATGAATTGCGATACAGAGGAAAGGGTATCACATAGCTATCAGTATCGTACTGCTAAATGTACCTAATCTCACAACAAACCAATTCTGACTAAACAACACCACCGATTACTTACAGCCGCAGTAACAAACTTAAAGCTAACTCTTCCTTAAAATGAGATTATACTCGAACAATTGCTACTGTCAACAACCCTGGCAACAAAACTTAATCCCCTACGTTATGCAAGGACAAGCTAAGCCACATTACCTTGAGCTTGCTTATAGCACGGAGGCAATCATCCTCGGAAACAGCTTCGCGATCACTCTTCCGCCTCTGACGAAGCAGACCGCAAAGTTCTTGCAGGTTGATCAAACCACCATTGTGGGGTCTTGTTGCCAAGCAAATGTCAACAATTTGCACCCCTGTCTAACCAAATCCGCTCCCTTTTAGAACACACATACATATCCGAAACAACCATAACAATTCACACCCAATCAAAGATATACAAGGAGATTAAGAAGATGGGTACCAACCAAGTTCATAGTAGAAATCACCAATCCCCAAAAGCTCGGCCCAGAAACCCTTATTGGATGCCAATGGATCTACTCCTACCTTGGTGCACATGTTATGAAATTGTGATCTGAAAGCTGGGTTCTTTCGAATGTCATTCTGCACCATCCATATCAAACAGTCAATATAAATTATTTATCATGAAGCGATATTACTACTCTAAGCTACACTAAGGAGAGGGGAGAGGGTTTGAACCCGAGACGCAATGGATCAAAAAGAAGGCCTATCTGCCAGGGCAATCCAGCACTTGCCAAACGGCCAATGTAAATCGAATACAACATAAAAATTTTGACATAATTTGGTAATGAAAGTGATTGATTGAGGAGAAAAATGGGACCTTGTGCTTTCGAGCGAAATCTTCCAATTGGGTTCGGAAAGTGGTGAGCTGCTCCTTCATGAGATCGGTTCTGATCTTGGCAACATTCTCCCCCAGCTGACGATATTGGTCCTGCAAGAAAAGCAAGGATTGGATAATTGAACTCGGTAACAAGTGGCGGCAATCAAaggcgaagaagaagaaaaatcacAAACCCTAGCGGCGGCGGCGATCTGCAAGCCGCCGATTCCAGGTCTCCTCCTCatggttcttcttcttccgcgACCCGCTTCGGTGGAGTTGAGAAGAGGAAAGTAGTACGGAAAGCCAACTGAAGACTAATAACTTAGTAAACTTAAATTTGTTTAAATATATTGTTGGGAGTAAAATTCTCACTGATCAGAGTGGCGCAGCGGAAGCGTGGTGGGCCCATAACCCACAGGTCCCAGGATCGAAACCTGGCTCTGATATATTCCATtctattttttatgatttttttccgTCGATTGAGCATAATTAACGGGAGgtgccctcccatttccatactcttcccaTCCCTTGTGTAGTCATGATTaaatcatgtcaacattttatatttctattactttttgttttattatttttataaaaaaatcaatataaaatgttgacgtgacttaactgtgaccacacaaacagaaaggaatgagaagagtatggaaatgggagggcaaacaatccaccTCCTAATTAGTGGGCTATTGCGGATTTGCAGAAACTTTAAAATCTAGAGAGTAAGAAAGAAGTTGTTAAGAGCCTTTTATATGACAGTTTAGAAATGGTTTGgcctttattttaaaaaaactaACAATTTCAACTTAAGTTACAAATGTCGATACACTTGAAGAAAGGAAAGTGATTTACACAAATTTTTTACCCCACACGTACACTCTAGTACATGAAATGAGAGTTAAAAAGGCATAGATAAATAGTTTAAAGAGTAAATAGGTGTACAAAAATTAGTTCGCAAACTAAATCATCTGTATGAGTAAAATTAAGTATTATTCTTATTGTGAAATATAGTGTGAATGTCACATATGAATGCGCGAAGCAAACTAACATATGAATGCGTAAAGAAGCAAACCAACATGTCATAGTAAACTTTGGTGACACCAATTAAAAGCGTAAGTCCATGAAAACGGGGAATTCAATCCACGActgaaaactaaataaatttcAGCACTGCATGTTGTAAATATGCATTTGAAGGCACATTGCTATAAGCTTACTTCTTGCTTGATCCTCGGTAAGAAATTGCATTCGGGTGGTCAAGTATGACGAGACTCTCTATATAAGAATCCATGAAATAGTACTCACATCCATCCTTTCTAAAATCTTTAGCTTCCTCGGTCTGAGGGTCGACCAGTATTACCCGGCCGTCGACCATCTTGAGCACTAGTTCACCACACTTACTAGAAATAAATGGCTTCTGTATCATGTTCTGCAGGCAAACAGTGAACGATTTTGTCCACGATTCCACCACGCCATGCTCTGTCATCACCCACATGTGATAATCATATCCGTTTTGCCTTACAGATTCGACTACAAAGAACGCAAGGTTCTCCCCATAGCTCAAGAAATGGTAGAGAACTTCTTTTGTCAAACAAACTTGGGGAATCattattgtggagccaaaaataatcaagaggcgacacgtggatttttgggcaaaaaat
Protein-coding regions in this window:
- the LOC126588179 gene encoding vacuolar protein sorting-associated protein 22 homolog 1-like, with translation MRRRPGIGGLQIAAAARDQYRQLGENVAKIRTDLMKEQLTTFRTQLEDFARKHKNDIRKNPAFRSQFHNMCTKVGVDPLASNKGFWAELLGIGDFYYELGVQIVDICLATRPHNGGLINLQELCGLLRQRRKSDREAVSEDDCLRAISKLKVLGNGYEVISIGKRKLVRSVPTELNKDHNEILELAQAKGFVTVVEVERWLSWTTGRAIDAFDTLLDEGLAMIDDGHKDGVRRYWFPCVSSISTPVGADGYGSSKG